One region of Fibrobacter sp. genomic DNA includes:
- a CDS encoding DUF3347 domain-containing protein: MKKVNIKKIIFPLLVILVAVSSFQIGSRTGGKVGSKAELSEKETGHDHGKETFWTCSMHPQIKLNKQGKCPICFMDLIPLETDALGDADDNPRQLTLSESARRLAGIMTAPAIRRNASSEIRMSGKVVIDERRVESISSRVKGRIDRLFVDYTGMEVKKGDHLALIYSPELVLLQQELLGAARAVEAISPDASELVKSNARGTLEAAKEKLRLLGFSEDELDAVLTRGAPSDHMTIRASQSGVVIEKMATTGSYVETGVPILSIADLKKLWIELNAYESDLVWLRVGQRVQFTVEAFPGETFSGTVSFIDPMVDPMARTVKIRVVTDNSSGKLKPEMLVRAVAKAQISASGNVYNASLKGKWISPMHPEIVKDGPGTCDICGMPLVPAESLGYVTSGNGKLSPLLIPATAPLFTGERAIIYVETASSEKGTTYEGREVVLGPRAGDYYVVKSGISEGEKVVVNGAFRIDSELQIRAKPSMMNPVGGSGSAMHAGHAGLGKKEGMQIADRASVSVSPEFRTGLDAIYKAYFRASSALVKDDLDEARKGLDEIRKVISNVKLGKGKVYNGWNVSSKALLADLAHVEKIGDLTGARVAFEKVSTQIIALEKHYRHQGGQRYVAFCPMALSNKGAYWLQETEVINNPYFGEAMLRCGEKERISGH, encoded by the coding sequence ATGAAAAAAGTAAATATTAAAAAAATCATTTTCCCGCTTCTTGTAATTCTTGTCGCTGTTTCCAGTTTTCAGATCGGAAGCAGGACAGGCGGAAAAGTTGGCAGTAAAGCGGAACTGTCGGAAAAGGAGACAGGGCATGACCATGGTAAAGAGACATTCTGGACCTGCTCGATGCATCCTCAGATAAAACTGAACAAGCAGGGGAAGTGTCCGATTTGTTTTATGGATCTGATTCCTCTGGAGACCGATGCACTGGGAGATGCAGACGATAATCCGCGTCAATTGACCCTGTCAGAAAGTGCCCGTCGTCTGGCTGGAATAATGACTGCGCCTGCAATCCGCCGTAATGCCTCATCGGAGATAAGAATGTCAGGAAAGGTAGTAATAGATGAGAGGCGAGTAGAGTCGATTTCATCAAGGGTAAAGGGACGGATTGACAGGCTTTTTGTTGATTACACCGGCATGGAGGTAAAAAAAGGTGATCATCTTGCGTTAATCTACAGCCCTGAGCTGGTTTTGCTGCAGCAGGAACTGCTTGGGGCAGCAAGAGCAGTGGAGGCGATCTCTCCTGATGCAAGTGAGCTTGTGAAATCCAATGCCAGAGGTACACTGGAGGCTGCAAAGGAGAAACTTCGTCTGCTTGGTTTTTCCGAAGATGAACTTGATGCTGTGTTGACCCGGGGTGCTCCATCAGACCACATGACCATTAGAGCAAGTCAGAGCGGAGTGGTAATAGAGAAGATGGCTACTACTGGGAGTTATGTGGAGACAGGGGTGCCGATTTTATCCATAGCGGATCTGAAGAAATTATGGATCGAGCTCAATGCATACGAATCGGATCTTGTCTGGCTGCGAGTCGGGCAGAGGGTTCAGTTTACAGTTGAGGCATTTCCGGGTGAGACTTTCAGTGGTACTGTATCCTTTATTGATCCAATGGTGGATCCCATGGCCCGCACGGTAAAGATAAGGGTAGTAACGGATAACAGCAGTGGTAAACTGAAGCCGGAGATGCTTGTGAGGGCTGTGGCGAAGGCACAGATTTCAGCCTCAGGTAACGTTTATAATGCATCACTGAAAGGGAAATGGATAAGCCCGATGCATCCGGAAATCGTAAAGGACGGCCCCGGGACATGTGATATCTGCGGAATGCCTCTGGTTCCGGCTGAATCACTGGGATATGTTACTTCAGGAAACGGGAAACTCAGTCCTCTTCTCATTCCGGCAACAGCTCCTCTTTTTACCGGTGAGAGAGCAATTATCTATGTGGAAACCGCTTCCAGTGAGAAAGGAACCACTTACGAGGGAAGGGAAGTGGTACTGGGGCCGAGGGCAGGGGATTACTATGTTGTTAAATCCGGAATTTCCGAAGGAGAAAAGGTTGTTGTTAACGGTGCCTTCAGGATTGACAGTGAACTGCAGATACGGGCAAAACCCAGCATGATGAATCCCGTGGGAGGGAGTGGTTCAGCAATGCACGCCGGACATGCGGGATTAGGAAAAAAGGAAGGCATGCAGATAGCTGATAGAGCATCTGTTTCGGTGTCTCCAGAATTCCGTACCGGGCTCGATGCAATTTACAAAGCATATTTCAGGGCCAGCAGTGCACTGGTTAAAGATGATCTCGATGAGGCGAGAAAAGGTTTGGATGAGATACGCAAAGTTATATCTAACGTGAAGTTGGGAAAAGGAAAGGTGTATAATGGCTGGAATGTAAGCAGTAAAGCTCTTCTTGCTGATCTTGCCCATGTGGAAAAAATCGGAGATCTTACCGGAGCCAGAGTGGCGTTTGAGAAAGTATCAACTCAGATAATCGCTCTTGAGAAGCATTACAGACACCAGGGCGGTCAGAGGTATGTTGCTTTCTGTCCAATGGCTCTGTCGAACAAAGGAGCTTATTGGTTACAGGAAACAGAGGTCATTAACAATCCATATTTCGGTGAAGCAATGCTCAGATGTGGAGAGAAAGAGAGAATTTCCGGGCATTAA